In a single window of the Leptospira sanjuanensis genome:
- a CDS encoding decaprenyl-phosphate phosphoribosyltransferase: MLFQYLKLLRIHQWIKNVIIFAGIIFAKKLTDPESVQRVVAAFFLFSLVASCQYVVNDYLDRKEDALHPEKKHRPLASGKLDPSFALFITAIILPLSLILAYLLHPVFFGLVAFYLVFNVLYSKFLKHMVILDVMSISIGFVIRAIAGSVIIHVSFSSWLLLCTFMLALFWGFSKRRGELIILEGNAKGHRKILDEYSTGFLDMMLGIVATMTLMSYVLYVTSPTTIANLGTDQMIYTIPVVVYAIFRSLYIIYIKNMGHNPTKAILSDWGVLFAGLIWVALVIAIMYSGFGKGIRFDL; encoded by the coding sequence ATGCTCTTCCAGTATTTGAAATTGCTCCGAATCCATCAGTGGATCAAAAACGTAATCATTTTTGCGGGCATTATCTTTGCAAAGAAGCTGACCGATCCGGAATCCGTGCAGCGTGTGGTCGCGGCTTTTTTTCTTTTTTCCTTAGTCGCAAGTTGTCAGTATGTGGTGAACGATTATCTGGATCGTAAGGAAGACGCGCTCCATCCCGAAAAAAAACACAGACCTCTCGCTTCCGGAAAATTGGATCCTTCGTTCGCACTTTTTATCACGGCGATCATTCTTCCCTTATCCTTGATCCTCGCGTATTTATTGCATCCGGTCTTTTTCGGTCTCGTCGCGTTTTATCTCGTGTTCAACGTTCTTTACAGCAAGTTCTTAAAACACATGGTGATCTTGGACGTGATGAGCATCAGCATCGGTTTCGTGATCCGCGCGATCGCGGGTTCCGTGATCATCCATGTTTCGTTTTCTTCCTGGCTTCTTTTGTGTACGTTCATGCTCGCTCTTTTCTGGGGATTTTCCAAACGAAGGGGAGAATTGATCATACTCGAAGGAAACGCAAAAGGTCATCGGAAAATTCTGGACGAATATTCGACCGGATTTTTGGACATGATGCTCGGAATCGTCGCGACGATGACTTTGATGAGTTACGTTTTATACGTCACGAGTCCGACCACCATCGCGAACCTCGGAACCGATCAGATGATTTACACCATTCCTGTCGTAGTATATGCGATCTTCCGTTCGTTGTACATCATTTACATCAAGAACATGGGGCATAACCCGACAAAGGCGATTCTTTCCGATTGGGGAGTTTTGTTTGCAGGTCTGATCTGGGTCGCGTTAGTCATCGCGATCATGTATTCCGGTTTCGGAAAGGGAATTCGTTTCGATCTTTGA
- a CDS encoding TlpA family protein disulfide reductase, protein MKEFLKKSGTAAFWILLFLTITIALSIFKASDLKPGVSLNGTDLYGGGKYDSGQKVTVAYFWATWCGVCSTNLPLVRWYADRLEQSSRFSFVSLEEGENRAELERYVREREVNFKVVPANPQLLKEWKVNAYPSFVVLDRSGVIRFADTGMMNPLSFFLRIWIAYFFF, encoded by the coding sequence ATGAAAGAATTTTTGAAAAAGAGCGGAACCGCCGCTTTTTGGATTTTGCTGTTCTTAACGATAACCATAGCGTTATCGATTTTCAAAGCTTCCGATTTAAAACCGGGTGTTTCGCTCAACGGAACCGATCTGTACGGCGGGGGCAAATACGATTCCGGACAAAAGGTGACGGTCGCTTATTTCTGGGCGACTTGGTGCGGAGTCTGTTCGACCAATCTTCCTTTGGTCCGATGGTATGCGGATCGCCTCGAACAAAGTTCGAGATTCTCCTTTGTGAGTTTGGAAGAGGGGGAAAATCGCGCCGAACTTGAACGGTATGTCCGCGAACGCGAAGTGAACTTCAAGGTCGTTCCCGCCAATCCTCAATTATTGAAAGAATGGAAGGTGAACGCCTATCCGTCGTTCGTCGTTTTGGATCGTTCCGGTGTGATCCGTTTTGCCGATACGGGTATGATGAACCCGTTGAGTTTTTTCCTGAGAATCTGGATCGCGTATTTCTTTTTTTGA
- a CDS encoding Lcl C-terminal domain-containing protein, translating into MRTKMSFRFSLLYFITSVFLLANCKPKLEENICDPNSKAYLESAFLSSGSGGLYPFCGPAPTSLSYPAAAFANGSPISLSPNAVGNGLSYSVSPALPTGVFLDPIGGGISGSYIGYAGVDSVYQIKAANSAGSITYSLELILYGPPPLKTGQTSCWDGSGAAISCSGTGQDGELQNGSTSSLTGPTNVTGTDYTTTDNLSGLIWKSCEEGQTGSTCTGAPSNLSWAASLTACTALNTPGYGNRTDWRLASLREYATMLNYSGASPATYASFFPNANGVGHWSSDRDPNAPGTQSVYVSFTDGIVGLTIQGNTNDARCVSGSALPSLSFKNNGDSTITDINTGLIWMQCTVGHSGSACNTGIATSLTWSNALTACNSSTQGGRRWRLPSVNELRSILDLSAVSPSISTTYFPNTQAANYWTSTSYTNPADAWVIQFGAANNVMNLTKPSAAYARCVSTGP; encoded by the coding sequence ATGCGAACAAAAATGTCTTTTCGATTCTCACTTTTATACTTTATCACTTCCGTTTTCCTTCTTGCGAACTGCAAACCCAAACTCGAAGAAAACATCTGTGATCCGAATTCCAAGGCCTATTTAGAATCGGCTTTTTTAAGTTCCGGTTCGGGCGGTTTGTATCCTTTCTGCGGACCCGCTCCGACTTCTCTGAGTTATCCGGCTGCCGCGTTTGCGAACGGAAGTCCGATCAGTTTGAGTCCGAATGCGGTAGGAAACGGATTGAGTTATTCCGTTTCTCCTGCGTTGCCCACGGGCGTTTTTTTGGATCCAATCGGAGGAGGAATTTCGGGATCTTACATCGGTTATGCGGGAGTCGATTCCGTGTATCAAATCAAAGCCGCGAATTCCGCGGGAAGCATTACGTATTCTTTGGAATTGATTTTGTACGGGCCTCCTCCTTTAAAAACAGGTCAGACTTCTTGTTGGGACGGATCGGGAGCTGCGATTTCCTGTAGCGGAACCGGACAAGACGGAGAACTGCAAAACGGATCGACTTCGAGTTTAACCGGACCGACGAACGTAACTGGGACGGATTATACAACTACGGACAATCTTTCGGGTTTGATTTGGAAAAGCTGCGAAGAAGGGCAAACCGGGTCCACGTGTACGGGTGCGCCGAGCAACTTGAGCTGGGCTGCGTCGCTGACCGCTTGTACCGCGTTGAATACTCCCGGGTATGGAAATCGAACCGACTGGAGACTTGCATCTTTGCGGGAATATGCGACCATGTTGAACTACAGCGGGGCAAGCCCCGCGACTTACGCTTCCTTCTTCCCGAACGCAAACGGTGTGGGACATTGGAGTTCTGATCGGGATCCGAACGCACCGGGAACCCAAAGCGTATATGTTTCTTTCACAGATGGAATCGTAGGATTGACGATTCAGGGAAATACGAACGACGCGCGTTGCGTATCGGGAAGCGCCTTGCCTTCTTTGTCGTTTAAGAATAACGGAGATTCTACGATCACAGACATTAACACCGGATTGATTTGGATGCAATGTACGGTGGGTCATTCCGGTTCCGCCTGCAATACGGGAATCGCGACTTCGTTGACTTGGTCGAACGCTTTGACCGCGTGTAATTCTTCCACGCAGGGTGGAAGACGTTGGAGACTTCCTTCCGTTAACGAATTGAGAAGCATCTTGGATTTGAGCGCGGTAAGTCCTTCGATCAGTACGACCTATTTTCCGAACACTCAGGCCGCGAACTACTGGACTTCTACGAGTTATACGAACCCGGCCGATGCGTGGGTGATTCAATTCGGAGCCGCAAACAACGTGATGAATCTTACAAAACCTTCGGCCGCTTATGCGCGTTGTGTTTCGACCGGACCTTGA
- the lepB gene encoding signal peptidase I, whose amino-acid sequence MKDLELKSKIRKYMRSILPIFLSLFTILLMRIFLFQIYFISGYSMAPSYKEGDLILVTKWGFPARIGKWEISFIEGKVDRFEVLVLDGLEEELSLKRVVGLPGDYFRFENDRILINDGPLQETFLKPGFKTIAPSLSMIPMSAVKGNVPIGDAGRIPPGYFLVLGDNRENSTDSRNYGLVPFQKLRGKVWLFL is encoded by the coding sequence ATGAAAGACCTCGAATTAAAATCGAAGATAAGAAAGTATATGCGAAGCATTCTTCCCATATTCCTTTCCTTGTTCACGATTCTACTGATGAGGATTTTTTTATTTCAAATATATTTCATTTCTGGCTACTCTATGGCTCCTTCTTATAAGGAAGGAGATTTAATCTTAGTCACTAAATGGGGATTTCCTGCGAGAATCGGGAAATGGGAAATTTCCTTCATCGAAGGAAAAGTCGATCGTTTTGAAGTTCTCGTTCTCGACGGATTGGAAGAAGAACTCAGTTTAAAAAGAGTCGTCGGACTTCCGGGAGATTATTTCCGTTTTGAAAACGATCGCATTCTCATCAACGACGGACCATTACAGGAAACGTTTTTAAAACCGGGCTTTAAAACGATCGCGCCGTCCCTGTCCATGATTCCGATGAGCGCAGTCAAAGGGAACGTTCCGATCGGAGACGCGGGAAGAATTCCTCCCGGCTATTTTTTAGTGTTAGGCGATAACCGCGAAAACTCTACGGATTCCAGAAACTACGGCTTGGTTCCGTTCCAAAAACTGCGCGGAAAGGTCTGGCTGTTTTTGTAG
- a CDS encoding LA_3751/LA_3752 family putative glycosyltransferase, translating to MKFKNISYESIRKIASSAGLKIAALILLFAGSLTAAYYTKPDASFAADSLMKVLQAKGWVESDFRSQEVFYLGKRIDSEFHFFPIATATTERGEKIGPFPIANTLITAPFLWLNRPGWLVYLCAILFCAYIILLYTMTKRFMVSIAAVFATPLFHHFISFSDVAVAALLILLAVLFVYRENSIFSGNRTAPMFLSGTLIGLSCWYRPEALILAVCLSGSAVFVKFFSKQSRLSDDWKQITAFLFGFAIIFSAFVLYNFLNYDSLLGPRVTSNRSISDFNISVKISSVQSLLFAGNGRLGFFGYSPWYAFILLFGFWKWKKASDSVRIWILAFCTNLIAVGILTPNDSNIDWGSRYLTCSVFIPLILLNEIKIPENPKKWIRNLILLGFGILILYSVNVNLKVIPLMRKIAIQLDRIQNAIPWDRSKVFITQKIHIANTFGLNYLSQTILLIHSPKDLEEILRSNPKETFFLVEDQLDKSLSVLVREKFSAQFVIREVPSSEELLRLTEVTSEQNRK from the coding sequence ATGAAATTTAAAAATATTTCTTATGAATCGATCCGAAAAATCGCCTCTTCGGCCGGACTCAAAATCGCGGCGCTGATTTTACTTTTTGCAGGTTCTTTGACGGCGGCCTACTATACGAAACCGGACGCTTCCTTTGCGGCGGACAGCCTAATGAAAGTTCTACAAGCGAAGGGCTGGGTCGAAAGCGATTTTCGATCCCAGGAAGTTTTTTATTTGGGAAAACGAATCGACTCTGAATTTCATTTCTTTCCGATCGCAACCGCAACCACGGAGCGAGGCGAAAAAATCGGTCCGTTCCCGATCGCGAACACTTTGATCACAGCCCCATTCCTTTGGCTCAATCGGCCAGGATGGCTCGTTTATCTCTGTGCGATTCTTTTTTGCGCTTATATAATTCTTTTATATACGATGACAAAACGTTTCATGGTTTCGATTGCAGCAGTGTTCGCAACGCCATTGTTTCATCACTTCATTTCTTTTTCGGATGTTGCCGTTGCGGCGCTTTTGATTCTTTTGGCCGTTCTATTTGTATATCGCGAAAATTCCATTTTTTCGGGAAACCGCACGGCACCAATGTTTCTTTCGGGAACTCTAATCGGATTGTCTTGCTGGTATCGACCGGAAGCGCTGATTCTTGCCGTATGTTTGAGCGGCTCAGCGGTATTTGTGAAGTTTTTTTCGAAACAAAGCCGACTTTCCGACGACTGGAAACAAATAACCGCGTTTCTTTTCGGCTTTGCCATAATCTTTAGCGCATTTGTACTTTATAATTTTCTAAATTATGACTCGCTCTTAGGTCCGCGAGTTACCTCCAACCGATCGATCTCCGACTTCAATATTTCGGTGAAAATTTCAAGCGTACAAAGTCTTTTATTCGCAGGGAACGGTCGTCTCGGATTTTTCGGATATTCCCCTTGGTATGCTTTCATTCTTCTTTTCGGATTTTGGAAGTGGAAGAAAGCGAGCGATAGCGTAAGAATTTGGATTCTCGCCTTTTGCACGAATCTGATTGCCGTAGGAATTCTCACTCCGAACGATTCGAATATCGATTGGGGTTCACGTTACCTGACCTGCAGTGTTTTTATTCCGCTTATACTTTTAAACGAAATCAAAATTCCGGAAAATCCGAAAAAATGGATTCGGAATCTGATTTTACTCGGTTTTGGAATTTTGATTCTTTATTCCGTCAACGTGAATTTAAAAGTGATCCCCTTGATGAGAAAGATCGCGATCCAACTCGATCGAATTCAAAACGCAATCCCTTGGGACCGATCCAAAGTCTTTATCACACAGAAGATTCATATCGCGAATACGTTCGGTTTAAATTATCTTTCACAAACAATTCTTCTGATTCACAGTCCGAAAGACCTGGAGGAAATTCTCCGTTCAAATCCGAAAGAAACGTTCTTTTTAGTGGAAGACCAGCTCGACAAATCCTTATCCGTTCTTGTTCGAGAAAAGTTTTCGGCGCAATTCGTAATCAGAGAAGTTCCGAGTAGTGAAGAGCTCTTGCGTTTGACAGAAGTTACTTCAGAGCAAAATAGAAAATGA
- a CDS encoding LA_3751/LA_3752 family putative glycosyltransferase produces the protein MIARTKDFITRVFTHKASLLPAAFFFSYFLYLTVPPKYLLSADHYEKFILGKSIFLSGFRSLDVFYPGLKFDPELQFSLLKMSIVNGHTIIAFPISLGILYAFAYPFGGAYGIYFLSAFLIGFTLYWIGKEYYLPSWQILLFSFLTPVVMNGYLFMDVGVGLFLFVCGTALYQRSKEKQSISFAASSGIVLSLCYWFRLEYLIFIGIYWACEVFFRFPFQEKNGNRTRFFLTSALLILLFFAYCGFNQTFFQSPLGPRYNANYDSTGGSNLFKNFINLLFYGNLKLGLFGYSPFLFIGIVTSAFSILKRKIEFSEKETALILSSVLGVLAAASVAPNDGGAEFGSRYLAPGLPGLFLLASRTFTFLKNQTIVWRILFYALLAVSVFPTWIYYKTTKGFAKNTKVVQEFILKEPQENLLVFQNGLIGGMASEGLYFQGRVYQAVGVQELIDLLKKFSSFHKRKSVPFEYFAYSKEYTEGMKTLEYDANTKEGMIGFLSLFDSNAVSKIESIRILDKKKIGSIEILYGIYEEK, from the coding sequence ATGATCGCTCGAACGAAAGATTTTATCACCCGAGTTTTTACCCATAAGGCTTCGCTCCTACCGGCCGCTTTTTTCTTTTCCTATTTTTTATACCTGACCGTTCCTCCGAAATATCTTCTTTCCGCGGATCACTACGAAAAGTTCATCCTCGGAAAATCGATTTTTCTGAGCGGGTTTCGATCCTTGGACGTTTTTTATCCCGGTTTAAAGTTCGATCCGGAACTCCAGTTCAGCCTTCTCAAAATGTCGATCGTAAACGGACATACGATCATCGCGTTTCCGATTTCATTAGGAATTCTTTATGCGTTCGCGTATCCGTTCGGAGGCGCATACGGAATTTATTTTTTGTCCGCGTTTTTGATCGGTTTCACGTTGTATTGGATCGGCAAAGAATACTACCTTCCGTCTTGGCAGATTCTTTTGTTTTCGTTTCTTACCCCGGTCGTAATGAACGGTTATCTATTTATGGACGTAGGAGTGGGATTGTTTCTTTTCGTATGCGGAACGGCTCTATACCAAAGATCGAAGGAGAAACAGTCGATATCATTTGCGGCGTCCTCCGGGATCGTCTTATCTCTTTGTTATTGGTTCCGGCTGGAATATTTGATTTTTATAGGAATCTATTGGGCCTGTGAGGTATTTTTCCGTTTTCCGTTTCAAGAAAAAAACGGGAATCGAACTCGGTTCTTTTTGACTTCCGCGCTTCTGATTCTTTTGTTTTTTGCATATTGCGGTTTTAATCAAACATTCTTCCAATCTCCCTTAGGACCGAGATATAACGCGAATTACGACTCGACCGGAGGCTCCAATCTATTTAAGAATTTCATAAATCTCTTATTTTATGGAAATCTAAAACTGGGTCTTTTCGGATATTCCCCGTTTTTATTCATCGGGATTGTCACTTCCGCGTTTTCGATTTTAAAAAGAAAAATCGAATTTTCCGAAAAAGAAACCGCTCTGATTCTCTCTTCGGTTCTGGGCGTCCTCGCTGCCGCAAGCGTCGCACCGAACGACGGAGGCGCGGAATTCGGCTCTCGTTATCTCGCACCCGGTCTTCCCGGATTGTTTTTACTTGCTTCCAGAACCTTTACCTTTCTCAAAAATCAAACGATCGTCTGGAGAATTTTATTTTACGCGCTTCTTGCGGTTTCAGTATTTCCGACTTGGATCTATTACAAAACCACGAAGGGTTTCGCGAAGAATACAAAGGTCGTTCAGGAATTTATTTTAAAAGAACCGCAGGAGAATCTTCTCGTCTTTCAAAACGGGTTGATCGGCGGAATGGCGAGCGAAGGTCTGTATTTTCAAGGTCGGGTCTATCAAGCGGTCGGAGTTCAGGAACTCATCGATCTTTTGAAAAAGTTTTCCTCATTCCACAAAAGAAAGTCGGTTCCGTTCGAATACTTCGCTTATTCGAAAGAATATACGGAAGGAATGAAAACCTTGGAATACGACGCGAACACAAAAGAAGGAATGATCGGCTTTCTGAGCCTTTTCGATTCAAACGCGGTTTCCAAGATCGAATCCATTCGAATTCTGGATAAAAAAAAGATCGGAAGCATCGAGATCCTTTATGGGATATATGAGGAAAAATAG
- a CDS encoding LIMLP_15305 family protein codes for MQQETSTGQNLLGQFLSTSPVKTLISRYHTERGKIRSFMEKLPLYSSALKDHEFQNADSMLRKELASKISLLKEPVRRMEEAFVSARKMDLIGSSEIAVLLIDKLVNTIQSAGYGTTGLGTGFKATPEELEKLAEFDFSLFKEVEGIESKIQSLKVTADSSVQEIKNTIGDIRFALDGLENAFRSRKTLFSKLS; via the coding sequence ATGCAGCAGGAAACTTCTACAGGTCAAAATTTACTTGGTCAATTTCTTTCAACTTCGCCGGTAAAAACTCTGATTTCCCGTTATCATACGGAACGCGGAAAAATCCGAAGTTTTATGGAAAAGCTACCTCTGTATTCGAGCGCTCTAAAGGATCATGAATTTCAGAACGCCGATTCTATGCTGAGAAAAGAATTGGCTTCCAAGATTTCCCTTTTGAAAGAACCCGTTCGAAGGATGGAAGAGGCTTTCGTTTCCGCAAGAAAGATGGATCTCATCGGCAGCAGCGAAATCGCGGTTTTGCTGATCGATAAGCTCGTGAATACGATTCAATCGGCGGGTTACGGAACGACCGGATTGGGAACCGGTTTTAAGGCGACTCCGGAAGAATTGGAAAAACTCGCGGAATTCGATTTTTCCTTGTTTAAGGAAGTGGAAGGAATCGAATCCAAAATTCAATCTCTCAAGGTTACGGCCGATTCCTCCGTTCAGGAAATTAAGAATACGATCGGGGACATTCGTTTCGCTTTGGACGGATTGGAAAACGCGTTTCGATCCAGAAAGACGTTGTTCTCGAAACTCTCTTGA
- a CDS encoding SPFH domain-containing protein, with the protein MALIDVIKYEGQPGEIVWKFPRNDISHFGQLVVNESQEAVFFKEGKALDVFGPGTHTLKTGNIPILEKLVNLPFGGQTPFTAEIVYVNKSVINMTWGTPAPIQIEDPKYHITLGLRAFGNYNIKVIDSKSFVNTVVGTQQRFNHDGVDKLLKPMVVTRLSDFISEVVLKNAVPITQIAQHLEEASAAGKTKTQPDFQKYGLEVVDFFIQSINFDQNDPNFQKIQKILTDKFEIDTMGNMYQQKRMLDIGEAAASNPGGSAGEGMSAGMGLGMGMNMAGMMANMMGQNQGGAKPAAEDATARLAKLKTLLDGGLITQEEFDTKKKDILNSI; encoded by the coding sequence ATGGCATTGATTGATGTAATAAAATACGAGGGACAACCCGGAGAAATCGTTTGGAAATTTCCAAGAAACGATATCAGTCACTTCGGTCAACTCGTCGTAAACGAAAGTCAGGAAGCGGTCTTTTTCAAGGAAGGAAAGGCTCTCGACGTTTTCGGACCGGGAACGCACACGTTAAAAACCGGAAATATTCCGATTCTCGAAAAACTCGTAAACTTACCGTTCGGCGGACAAACTCCTTTCACGGCGGAGATCGTCTATGTAAACAAATCCGTAATCAACATGACCTGGGGAACTCCGGCTCCGATTCAGATCGAAGATCCGAAATATCATATCACTCTCGGATTGAGAGCATTCGGAAATTATAATATTAAGGTCATCGATTCCAAGTCCTTCGTAAACACCGTTGTCGGAACGCAGCAGAGATTCAATCACGACGGAGTGGACAAACTTCTCAAGCCGATGGTGGTTACGAGACTGAGCGATTTTATCTCAGAAGTCGTATTAAAAAATGCCGTTCCGATCACTCAGATCGCGCAACATCTCGAAGAAGCTTCCGCCGCCGGGAAAACGAAAACCCAGCCGGACTTCCAAAAATACGGACTCGAGGTGGTGGACTTCTTCATTCAATCGATCAACTTCGATCAGAACGATCCGAACTTCCAAAAGATCCAGAAAATTCTCACCGATAAATTCGAGATCGATACGATGGGCAACATGTATCAGCAAAAGAGAATGTTGGATATCGGCGAAGCGGCTGCGAGCAATCCTGGCGGTTCCGCTGGAGAGGGAATGAGCGCAGGGATGGGTCTCGGAATGGGAATGAACATGGCGGGGATGATGGCAAACATGATGGGTCAAAACCAAGGCGGAGCAAAACCGGCCGCGGAAGACGCGACGGCAAGACTCGCCAAATTGAAAACCCTCCTGGATGGGGGACTCATCACTCAGGAAGAATTTGATACCAAAAAAAAGGACATTTTGAATTCTATCTAA
- the thrC gene encoding threonine synthase — MVSTLTRYKAEFECINDSCKTRYDLNEIVYECKKCGSLLQVSHDLDALKTVSGQEWKNQFDSRFRSVKFPNSSGIWNKREWVLPHLEDKNIVTSGEGLTHLFNSDRLTESLGLGSFYVKQCGISHTGSFKDLGMTVLLSQVKHMIASGVPIHAVACASSGDTSAALASYAAKAGIPAIIFLPAGKVSQAQLIQPVSNGAKVIALDTDFDGCMQIVKEVTREAGIYLANSMNSLRIEGQKTISVEITQQLEWNVPDWIVIPGGNLGNVSALGAGFEMMLSLGLISKLPRIVLAQAEHANPLYLSYLKNFESFEPVAAKTTLASAIQIGNPVSIQKAIKTLKKFNGVVEQASESELADAAARADLFGLYNDPHTGVALAALNKLVRKGTIAKGENVVVISTAHGLKFTEFKLQFHDGKIPGTDSKIVNSIHRIEPNATKVVGLIRELLHLG, encoded by the coding sequence ATGGTTTCCACTCTTACCCGATACAAAGCAGAATTTGAATGTATTAACGACTCTTGCAAAACTCGATACGATCTGAACGAAATCGTTTACGAGTGTAAAAAATGCGGAAGTCTTCTCCAGGTCTCACACGATTTGGACGCGCTCAAAACCGTATCGGGTCAGGAGTGGAAAAATCAATTCGACTCCCGATTCCGCTCCGTAAAGTTTCCGAATTCTTCCGGGATTTGGAATAAGAGAGAATGGGTTCTGCCTCATCTCGAAGACAAGAACATCGTAACCTCCGGAGAAGGTCTCACCCATCTTTTTAACTCCGACCGACTTACGGAAAGCCTCGGGCTCGGAAGTTTTTATGTAAAACAATGCGGGATCTCCCACACCGGATCTTTCAAAGACCTCGGAATGACGGTCTTATTATCCCAAGTAAAACACATGATCGCATCGGGTGTTCCGATTCATGCGGTGGCTTGCGCAAGTTCGGGAGATACTTCCGCGGCGCTTGCGTCTTACGCCGCTAAGGCGGGAATACCGGCGATCATCTTCTTACCTGCGGGGAAGGTTTCTCAAGCGCAGTTGATCCAACCTGTTTCCAACGGAGCCAAAGTGATCGCACTGGATACGGACTTTGACGGTTGTATGCAGATCGTCAAAGAAGTGACTCGCGAAGCGGGAATCTATCTTGCAAACTCGATGAATTCTTTGCGGATCGAAGGTCAAAAAACGATCTCCGTGGAAATCACGCAACAGCTTGAATGGAACGTTCCGGATTGGATCGTGATTCCGGGAGGCAATCTCGGAAACGTATCCGCACTCGGAGCCGGATTCGAAATGATGCTTTCCCTCGGGTTGATTTCTAAATTACCGAGAATCGTTTTGGCGCAGGCAGAGCATGCAAATCCGTTGTATCTTTCCTACTTAAAGAATTTTGAAAGTTTCGAACCGGTCGCCGCAAAAACGACGCTGGCTTCCGCGATTCAAATCGGAAATCCCGTTTCGATTCAAAAGGCGATCAAAACCCTCAAAAAATTCAACGGGGTTGTGGAACAAGCCAGCGAATCCGAGTTAGCCGATGCGGCGGCAAGAGCCGATCTTTTCGGTTTATATAACGATCCGCATACGGGAGTTGCGTTGGCGGCTTTGAACAAACTCGTCCGAAAAGGAACGATTGCAAAAGGGGAGAATGTGGTCGTAATTTCGACGGCGCACGGATTGAAATTCACCGAATTCAAGCTTCAATTCCATGACGGTAAAATTCCGGGAACCGATTCTAAGATTGTGAACTCGATTCATCGAATCGAGCCTAATGCGACAAAGGTCGTCGGTCTGATTCGGGAATTGTTACACCTCGGATAA